CAGTACTACTGGCACCGCTTCTTCTCCCATCAGCCCGATCTGAACTACGACAACCCCGAGATGCGGGAAGCGATGATGAACGTAGTCCGCTTCTGGCTCGACCTCGGCCTGGACGGCTTCCGGTTGGACGCGGTGCCCTACCTGTTCGAGCGGGACGGCACCAACGGCGAGAACCTGCCGGAGACCCACGAGTACCTCAAGCACCTGCGGGCGACCATCGACTCCGAGTACCCGGGCAAGGTGCTGCTGGCGGAGGCCAACCAGTGGCCGTCGGACGTGGTCGACTACTTCGGCGACGGCGACGAGTGCCACATGTGCTTCAACTTCCCTCTGATGCCCCGGATGTTCATGGCGCTACGCCGGGAACAGCGGTACCCGATCACCGAAATCCTCGCTCAGATCCCCCCGATCCCGGACGGCGCCCAGTGGGCGCTTTTCCTGCGCAACCACGACGAGCTGACGCTCGAGATGGTCACCGGCGAAGAGCGTGACTACATGTACAACGAGTACGCCAAGGACCCCCTGATGAAGCTGAACCTCGGCATCCGCCGCCGGCTGGCGCCGCTGCTGGACAACAACCTCGGATCGATGGCGTTGTTCCACGCCATGTTGTTCAGCCTGCCGGGCAGCCCGATCCTGTACTACGGAGACGAGATCGCCATGGGGGACAACGTTTTCCTCGGCGACCGCGACGGCGTGCGCACCCCGATGCAGTGGACCCCGGACCGCAACGGCGGCTTCAGCAGCGCCGACTTCGCCCGCCTCTACCTGCCTCCGCTGATGGATCCCGTCTACGGCTACCAGGCGGTGAACGTCGAATCGGAGATGCGGAACCCTAGTTCGTTTCTACATTGGGTAAGAAGAATGTTGGTGGTAAGAAAAAACCACCCGGTCTTCGGAACCGGCGCCATGGAGGTGCTCAGCAACCAGAACCCGTCGATCCTGGCCTATATCAGGGAAACGGAGGACGACATCATCCTGTGCGTGAACAACCTCAGCCGCTTTGCGCAACCCGTCGAGCTCAACCTCGGCCGCTTCCAGGGCAAGACCCCCGTCGAGATGATCGGGCGAGTCCCGTTCCCCAAGATCGGTGAGCTGCCCTACCTGCTGACGCTCGGGGAGCACGGCTTTTACTGGTTCCAGCTGGTG
This window of the Actinomycetota bacterium genome carries:
- the treS gene encoding maltose alpha-D-glucosyltransferase, which produces APAGSAERDWYVWSDTEERYQDARIIFTDSEPSNWTWDPVRQQYYWHRFFSHQPDLNYDNPEMREAMMNVVRFWLDLGLDGFRLDAVPYLFERDGTNGENLPETHEYLKHLRATIDSEYPGKVLLAEANQWPSDVVDYFGDGDECHMCFNFPLMPRMFMALRREQRYPITEILAQIPPIPDGAQWALFLRNHDELTLEMVTGEERDYMYNEYAKDPLMKLNLGIRRRLAPLLDNNLGSMALFHAMLFSLPGSPILYYGDEIAMGDNVFLGDRDGVRTPMQWTPDRNGGFSSADFARLYLPPLMDPVYGYQAVNVESEMRNPSSFLHWVRRMLVVRKNHPVFGTGAMEVLSNQNPSILAYIRETEDDIILCVNNLSRFAQPVELNLGRFQGKTPVEMIGRVPFPKIGELPYLLTLGEHGFYWFQLVDA